GCTCTCAGGGAAAAGGGGCAGTGTCAGGAGCTGGATCAGGGACGGGATCCCAGtgagccccagcagcacaggccaCCCTGCAGCAAGGTCACAGCACGTCAGCTGAGAGAAATCCTCCCCTGTGCAGCCCACAGAGATATCCTGAGCCACAGCCTCACCTTTAGCATTCCCAAGGATGCTGTTGAGACCAAGGATCTGAGCTGCAAGGATGCCAATGGTGATGAAGAGCTGTGGGACCACCCCAACTGCTCCTCTCAGGTTTTTGGGGGACATTTCTCCAAGGAACATAGGAACCACATTGGAAGCCAGACCTAGAAGTTAAGAGAACAGTGTTAGACATGCAGTTCAGCCTCCAGCAAGCTGCTGATTTCCCATGGGCCAAAAAAGAGATTCCTGATGAACCACAGGATGCACAGAAACTTCACACTCAGACCCTTCTGCTTTGAGGGTCAGGGTTATCAGCTGCTGGGCAGCAAAGCACTTTTGGAGCCTGACAGGATTAGCCTGCCTTGCCTACAGAGCTGCAGATGATTTGGGGGTGTCTGGTTTGAGTGTTCAGGGTTCAGCCTCCTGAATGCAGCTTTCTCCCAGCAGGCTCTGCCAGGAACAGCACAaggcacacaaaaaaaaccctgtgctGCTTCAGGTTTGGAAACAAACTCCAAGTATAAGAGAGGGAGATTTCGCTTCCTCTAAAACAAGAAGAGAAATCAGTATCCAAACACGCTGATGTGAAAGTGGAAGGAAATGACTTTGTGTTGGCTTTTAAAACTTCCCTGTTCAGCAAGGCTGTCTGTGATGGCTGGCAGGTGGCTTGCTGGAATAGGTATTTATGCTCTAATAAGGGCACCAGGGACGTGGGTTATTTTTGGGAACATTCTAGGGCtgcccccagtgaccccagcgagctgccagctcctgtgCTTGCGCTGTAAATCCTGGCAGCTCCCAAACTCCTGGAATCAAATGACCACAGGGAACTCTTATCTGACATTTCTGGAGTCCCTAGGCTTCAGGAGCCGGGTGTTACAAAGGTGATCAGGCTGATTTTTGAAAGCTAAAAGGCCTAAAAGGCACAAAAAGaagtgccaccagtgccagaGGGTGGCACTCACTGGGATcctccccaggcacagcagccacagctcaggCCAGgccagcctgggaaggacaagccagggcagccaggctgggcttgcTTCTTGGTTATAAATAACTGCAAAGAGGGATCACATTTAACAAGACCCTTAGCATTTATCCCAAGCTCCagggctgagagcagctgcCAGCTTTAAGGGAGTCAAAAGCCAAAGTAAAAccattggattaaaaaaacaaaatggaaaacaaggaaCTGGCTTGGGAAAGCAACTCGATCTGTACATTCAGCAATTGCAATTGGCGAGCTAAGGCAGGAAATTTGTTTTTACAAGCTACCCCAGCTCATTAACACACCATGGAGTGTGCCAGTCTCACCAGCCCAAAGCCAATTAATTGAGCCTAAATGCTCTTAGGGCCCTTATGGGCCTGGCTGTTCTGGGGCACCCAGCATGGTTCTGttctgttcctgcagctccagtgcagcCACTCTCACCAGGAACACACAGATATCCTTGGCTTCCATCTACCTCTGCAGGAAATCCAGTGCCTCTGAGCCTTTTGCTCTCccttttaacatttcttttctcctgcagGAAGAACAGTCAGTTCCAGGGCTGGATTATTGGATCTGGCAATGCTTTTGATGGATTATTCTGGttatgttaaaaagaaaagaagtagaCTATCTGCTTTAAGTTGTCTGGGAAAATAGATTATCCTCAGCAGGTTtggagctgcagtgcccagccaATGTTTATTGCTGCATTTACAGACAcacatctcctccctacagCTTAAATTCCAGTCCCAGGGCCATTATCTCCCAAAGATCTTTAGTGCTTCTGCACCAGGCTAAAGCACAGCCTTGTCATGCAGATTCCGAAGTGTGATACCTGGGAGAGCATCTGTTGGGAGAACAAAACACCTTTACACAgccaaagaaatatttattgctctgcctttcccatcCACTTACCAGCAAATATTCCCATGACCACGCGGGAAAGGATGATTACTTCAAAGGTTTTTGCCAGCTCTGAGGTTCCCATAAGGATCGCAGCAGCGATGGAGAAGAGGTTATTTATCAGCAAAGTGCCCTTTCTGCAAAGTAACAGGAGAAGAGGTAGATTCAGCAGGAAGATCCCCTCTGTGCCACGCTGTCCAAAACTCAAATTAATCATCATGCCAAACGTTTCCAAGGAGGAAATGGCAATTGCCACATTTTTCCTACAGGCAATGAAGGCTTACAGAAAGAAGTGAAGTTTCTCAGGACACCTGAGCAGCAGAAGCTGGGCCTGATCTGAGACCCCAGGACTTTCCTTCCCCGCTGGCTCAGTGCCCAGCCCACAGCCTTGGCCATACCAGAAGCCCATAAATTCCTTCCCACTGGGGAGATAACTCCTGTggctgagcccagcagctcctcctcatcctcaggGTGTGTGGGGGAATTCCATGCTGCTGAAGGGCAGGGCAAGGTGGAGTCACCAGAGCTGAGTGTTAtctgctcccagagccaggCCAGGACCTCGGGCAGGGCTCCCACTTACCTGCCACAGCTGTTGACCATAGGCCACACCATGAGGGACCCAAAGAGGCCACCCAGAGGGAACATGGACACAGTGAGAGACCAGAGCAGCGTCTGCAAGCCTCTGTCCATGGGCACTCCAGTCCTGTCCAGGTAGGTTCTGTTGTAAAAGCCCTGCACGTACTGGAAGGAAGCACAAAGCAGATTGGGCACGGTGAGAACGATTTTCGTGCTCTGAGGGTTGGATAACAACAGCTGCCATAAAGCTCTGCCATAAAACAACTGTCCTGAGGAAGAAACAGAATGGGTGAGCTGGGAAATGAATGCAGGAGAGGGATGGAGAAGCCTGGGGGGAAAAGGATGGAGAAGCCTGTGTTCCTAGAGGCTGTCCTGCCCTTGAGGATGTGCCTGGTTCCTGGAGGGGGAGGACAAGGCCGTGCCCACAAGCACCCACAAAGTACATTTAATTTCCATAATCTTACGTCTGCCTCGCTCTGCTCTAACCCCGCTCACTCACCGGGGCAGGAGAGTTGATCACAGACACGTTGTAGCCGTACTGGAAGGAAGAGCCAAAGGCAGAGATCAGAGCCACCAGGGCCAGGGGAAGTGTCATTTTctgcagagggagagaaaaaaacgTGAACACCACCTTGGAAGTGAGTCTGGCTCTTAGGCATTAATAGCATTcagtaaaaacaaagaaatacaCAAAGTCTTGCTTTCTGTATTTATGCCTTCGTTTTGCTGCATATAAAAGCCCAATGGGTTGTTTCCATTACAACTCATTTTGTTCTGCTTGATATGCCCACAGTCATTAGAGTAATTCACTCTGCTTTGCTGGTATTGATGAATCATTTggatgattaattttttttttcaagttgcCATTCTTAAAACACCACCCTGCAGGGAAAAAGGTTATATGCAATTATTCTTTTCCAATGTGCAAATTGGGCAGTGGAATAACACAGGATATTGGCACAGGAAAGCTTTACAAGGAAGTGATTTTTGCATCAAGTGGCAAGATctctttcctgtttgtttttcttcctctgcatttTGGGCTAGAGCTATTTATGGATCTAACTGATTGCCACTGAAGCCAATTCGGATTTATCCAGGCAACCCCCGAGGGCTTGGCTGTGGGGTACAAGAGCTGCCCTAGAACAGAGGAGGGGAATTGCCATCTGGAGCAGGATCAACACCCCATTGCGGGCACACACtccccagcagcacaaacaaccaaaaccactTGCTTTTCCCAACAGTTtagctgccctgcagcccccggGCTGTGTTGACAGAGCTgggttgttggggttttgtttggctgGGTTTTATAGCTCACTAATGCATCTCACTGCTGCTACATCAATAAagtcatttttcattttcatctcGTTCACTGCCACCGTTACCAGCCTTAATGGCCTTAATGTCTGTGAGGTTTTCTGTCCCAGCACTCAGAGGCCTCTGCCATTTCCCTAATTGAACATTTGTCCAAATAGCTGCTGGTGCTTCCTTCTATTCCTCAGAATCTctggcagctcagctccagggaTCTGCAGAGTTTAAGGTGTTACAGGAGATCGAAACTCAAGCATTGGAAGGAAGCTCAGGCTTCCAGGTCCGTTGTCTGGGAGGAGACTGCTGACATTCTCTCACTGatgaagaaaagcagctgcCTTGCTCTCATTAACCAAATCCCAGGAGCTCAAAAGAGCCACTGGTGTTAATTATTGACATCAAGAAAACCTCTGGCATTCCCCAGCAGTGCGTTGTGCAAGACTCCCCAAACACTGCTGCGAAAGGCAGCCCCATCCAGAAGCATCTGCAGCCCCAAAGTGATcggaaaatgggaaagaaaacacagaagggAAAGTGCCACAGAAGTCATGGGGtgggagagctgcagaaaaTCACTCAGTGCAACTGATAGACACAAACTGGGCTCAAGAATAGAAACATCTCAGCCCAAACCATCAGggtcttttcctctctttacaGATACCCACAGATGCCCAGGGCTTATCCTGTATCCCTGGGGAGactcaggctggagcaggcagcATACTCACCCCCTTGGCACCTTCACCGCCCTCGGAGCTGTCCTGCTTCCCTCCTTTCAGCTCCATGTCGGGGTGTGGGTCACAGATGCTGAGCACAGCTTCTCCCAGTCATGGGCATGGAAATGCTCTGTACAGAAAAACCCTTCCTGTGACTCTCCCAGACCCTTCCAACCAGTGACAGGCTCTGTCACACCAGATAAGGCACTGTGATTGACCATCCCCTTCCTCTGCCTGTCTCTCCCATAGctgcaatttcattttcttccaacCCTGTTGCCAGATGTTCTTTTACCAGATCCTGTCTCAAACAGAGGTGCTGCCCAGCGAGAGGGAGCACAGGCTCATCTCTCCAAGGAGAAGAGGCAGACTTCCACCAAAGTGAAAATGAGCCAATTTCCCCCGATATCTGGACATATGGACCAGGAGAGTCCccggagctgcagcccctgggcactggggtggcacagccaggggcATTGCCTCTGTGGCATCACGGAAtgtggggagcagccctggcaaCAGAGGGTGTTGGCCCCgagccacagccctgcagctgaaccccaaaatccccccaaaatgctGCTCCTTGTCCTACCTTGCAGGGACCAGCTGGctcaggcactgctgctcctcctccagaGCTGTGGCCGTGTCTGCTCCAGAGCACCTCAGTTCCTCTCCCTGTCCATGCAAGGGATGCACAAcgtgctgctgcctctctgtTACCCTCCTCTGTTATGGGATTGCTTTCAGAGAGCCCAGGACCTGGTTAATCACCCACCACAACTCCAGAGTTTATCAGAGAAATGCAAAgttcagaggcagcagcaaaAACTAGAACAAAACCTGCTCTTTATTGGTCTGTCTATTTTTACCAGCCAGTTGAGAATGAAGGCATCTCTTGAGCAACACCTCTTTCCACGTGTCCTGCTGGctggctgcagcatctcctcctccacgtggaagcagcatggcctgaagcaggaggaagagcagagccctgctctcAGTGTGGAGGAATTCAGTCCCCAGCCTCCTTGGCTTTTCTCTTTTATCGCATTTCTTTTCAACGAGCAGCCTGAGGGCACGGCTCCCAGGTGTGCTGGTGGGGATCACTCCTGTGTCACAGCtcactcagcagctcctgctgtcctCACCCTTACAGATCTTAAGCCAAGAGGGAAAATTCTGCCCCAGAGTTGGGGAAACTGCAAAGAGGACAAATTTCCATCGTGGAATTCCAGTCCTTTAAAGGCAGTATCACCCTCTGGGAGCTCTTGGCAGAATAACAGCTGCTCTGACACTCAGTAAATACAGGCAAGGAGAATTCTCTATCATGGTCTTTAAACTCTGCTCCTGAACTTGAAGAAATCATCTTGAAACATACAGGAATCAAAGAGAACACACATGTTTGTCATCAAAACCCCTTCATcagaataaatatttgcttATGGCAGCGGAAcagttgaaatattttctgaacacAGCAGGAGTGTGGCAACAACATCTCTGTGGTTGCAATTGGCCCTGGGATGATCTTGGAAGAGGCTGGTGAAGGGAGACAGGATAGTAAATCAGCTCCTTGGATTTTCAAAGCATTTGCAGGGGTGTGACATCTTCAGCAGCTGGGATCCTGTTGGACTTGGCAAAGGACAGAGCCAGGAACGAGCAAAGAGCTGATTTTACAGGCATTTTACAAGCACATTTTCcatctcagctgcagcacatcccaaGTTTTACATCTGCTCTTCACCCCAGAGCTTGTGTGCCTGGAGACTTCCACTCTGCTCCGTGCCCCCCCTGCCCTCACCCAGCTCATGGGAAGAGTTCCCCTGCAGGGATCGATTTATTTACCCTCAGCCTAATGATCTGTGCTCAAGGCTGGATCCTCTGAAACCCTGATACCTTTGGGGGGAAGAAAATGATTAAGAGGGAAAACTTAAGTTTGCAGACAGTTTGCTGGAGAACGTTAGTGGTGAGCTCTAAATGTGATGTttgagcaggagctggcagccagccctgctgcagggtgCTCGTTCAATGCCCACCCTGAGGAGACATCCCTCACGATATATCCACGAGTGACACCCTCTCACCtgcattttgggaaggaatttcaTGTTCAGGCAAAGCTAATTCAATATTCTGAGCTACAACGGGACTTTAGGTGAAACAAGgatttcagaaattaattatcTGCCTGAAAATAAGCCATACACAGACCCTGCTTTACCACTGTCCAAGTGGCTTCCAGTCAAACACGGAGAGGGAGATTTGAGGCTGATCCCCAGCAGAAGgaagggctctgcagggagcagcagcagagttgGGCTCTGGGACCAAGATCCTGTCTGTGCTGCACAAATGCAACGCTGGGCAGTGTCCTGGTAAAGAAACTGAGCTTTATTTTGTCCAAGTTGGagaaaatcctttaaaaacgAGCCAGTGAGGAGCTGTGAATGAGGTAAAACattctctccagcccttccccaggctgaTGCAGCAGTCCCAAGGCACAGACAAAGGCcaggagctctgagctctggggcaggcactgtcctgctgctggagcctggggcacatccccacatccctgagCACCAGGGAGCCTGCAGGGCTCCAAGTCCGTCAGAACCCCCCTCTGCCACCACAAACCCCAGTGGTGGCAGCCCCTAAACAGCACGGAGGAGGGATAAACATCCAGAGGCACCAGCCATCAGCACcacaaaaaaacattattttgtcCCTGTTCAGGTGAGGAACAGAGCCGGGCTGGAGCCCCCAGCAgggctcccacagctccagtgAGAGCCAGGCCCAGGCCAGTccttccagcagctgcctggggttTGTTCAGCCCAGAACTCACCAGGCACAGCAAGCGAGACCCCAGACAAGTGTTCAGCTTCCAGcgaggggagggaaggggggagaTAAACCGGGGTGCAGTCTGTTCCAGGGGATCCCCACGCAGCTGAGGAGCAGGGACCTGTCCAGGGCTCAGAACTCTCCAGCGCCGCtttccccaggctgcagctccctctgtggggctgtgccagctccctgcacctgcagggacaggacagtgacactgcagggacagtgacagtgacaccctGCACCTGCAGGACAGgacagtgacactgcagggacaatgacagtgacactgcagggacaggacagtgacactgcagggctgtgccatcACCCCACACCTGCAGGAACGAGGCACAGTCACAcccctggagctggaattgtAACCCTGGCCCACTCCTCCAAAAGCATTTCTCAGAGCTCTGTATTGGAAAAAGGTGAACTGAGGACATGGAAtctgttttgattatttttgatgttgttttttctgctgttttgtcTTCCCTTAAGCCAAGTTGGTGACAATCCTACTTTCTCTCTTCAGGGCTGGCtccaaaaaaacctgaacacaGCACGATACTAAGTCTcataaaatttaaacatttctatCCTACCTTTCTGCAAGAAGTTTAACACATCTCCTCTTTCCAAGCCTTGTGGGACTCACAAGAGGTTGAGCTATCAAGGTTGCTGTTTAGCTTTCAGAAGTTTCTAAAAGCCttttgaaaggagaaaaaacaactCTTGAAGTCATCTATGGCACAGATAAGATGCTTCCATCTGCCTTTCAAAGACTCCAGGGAGGCCGAGGAGCAGAGCCATTCTCATGGGTGTTTACACAGCCTGTGCACATTAGGGTTTAAATATACTAATATAATTATAAAGGGGATGCCAAGGCTTCAGGAAAGAACAGGAGTCACCTCTGCCCACAGAGGCATCCCCCtgtggggagaaattggggcaCCAAACATCTGATCTGTGCAGTACTGACAAAACGTGTGTGCAGGTGGCACTTCACACTAAAAAGAGCCACCAGTTCCTCTTCAGCCCTGCCTGGTACCCCATTCCTGTGGGCAgacagccctgcagcccagtTCCTCCTTTCACTCTGAGGCAGCTCTGGAAACACTCTGGGAGCGTGATGGGGCTGCAGGGTCAGACAGGGaacccccagagcagcagcagaacccCCTGTGACtgctccatgtccctgtcccctgtcccctgtccctgctccctgtgactgctccatgtccctgtcccctgtccctgctccctgtgactgcttcatgtccctgtcccctgtcccatatgcctgctccctgtcccctgtgactgctccatgtccctgtcccctgtccctgctccctgtgactgctccatgtccctgtcccttgtccctgctccctgtgactgctccatgtccctgtcccctgtcccctatgcctgctccctgtccctgctccctgtcctctttgactgctccctgctccctgtgacTGTCCCCTATGACTGCTCcatgtccctgttccctgtcccctctgaCTGCTCCCTGTCCCCTATGCCTGCTCCCTGTGAttgctccctgtcccctgtgactgctccctgttccctgtccccggtccctgctccctgtgacTGTCCCTATGACtgctccatgtccctgtcccctgtcccctgtccctgctccctgtcccctgtgccctgtccctgtctcctgtccctgtcccctgtgtccctgtccccagccctcccaggggtgcacaggcagggcaggaggaaatCTTTACTCTGGCATTTTACCTCAAGAGAAGCAACCAGCAGCATCCAGGGCCAGCTcaggtgctggggagcagcGGCTTCGCCGGGCCGGGGTCAGgctggtccctgtccccgtcctgGTCCCCGTGGGGCTGCTGGCCGGAGCCGGGGGCGCGCAGGCCGGGCCAGGCCCGCAGGCCGCAGCAGCCGCAGCACAGCAGGCCCCGCAGCCGGGCCCGCACCGCCCGCGTGCACAGCACGAACAGGATGCAGTTGGCTCCTCCTTGGAACGTGTTCCCAATTCCCTGCGAGAAAGGAATCCCATTGCCCTGCCGGAAAGGAATCACCCGGGGCTGCTCTCACCGCCACCCCCGGAGAACAGCAAACAGTGTGACAGGTTAAATTGAGCTGGTTTTTCCCCAAAAAGCACCAAAAGCGGAGCGGGGGGCTGTggtgtgctggcactgctgtaGGGCAGGCGcaggctgagccctgctggAGGAGGGACACCCAACATTTCCgcagagctgtccctgtccctccctgctgtgGCACTCAggttcagtcaaagagagaaactgagagtttctagccaggcagatgcctgagaaagagctggagagaatagaaataattctttatctctcttgctCTCACATTGTTTaaagttctatcactgtgtgtcaagcactctgcaccaatgctcTGCatggttttcacttcagaaccaatgggTTTGGCCTTTGTGAAGCTCTGTATAacagagcagtgtattttgaataaatcagagttttacacTCAGCAGCTTCTggtcagagtcttctcattcccgtcctgcctcgacagcagCACCCTGCCAGTGCAGCTTTCCTCTGCAGCCACTAGATGCTGCTGGAAccgctcctgctgcagctcctgctgcacttctgcctctgctgcagcactgctgctgccaggcatgccctgagggcagcaggagctcttGCAGCCCTCCCAAGACACCGGGAGCACCAAAGCTGACCTGGCCCGGGACGCCTCTGCGGGCAAACACTCACGTGCAGGACAACCAGGACGGGGTTCTGCACGGCGGGGGAGCCGCAGAGCGTCAGCACGAAGCGCACCGTGCTCCAGATGCggaggaagatgaagatgacGGGGATGAGGATCAGCTTCTTGTCCGCCACGCTGGCGCGGGGCTGCAGGGCCGGGGCTCCGGGCAGGATGGGGCGATACTCGGAGAGCGCGGCGTGCTGCGGGAcgggggacagggatgggcacagggcccgAGCCTGCGGACacggggcagctccagggctcctCACGGAGCAGAGGAGCCCCTCAGGAGGGAGCAGGTGCTGTGAAGAGCAGCAGGCACACTCTGTTCGGGAACACCAACACTCCTGCTGAAGGCAGGCGGTGGCACTGCTCCCTGTGCCGCTCTAAAGGCTGGGGGAGAACGGGgccagctgccccagcagtgcccagcagtgcccagcagtgctccctgcagtggggaggcccagcagtgcccagcagtgctcccagcagtgcccagcagtgcccagcagtgcccagcagtgctcccagcagtgctcccagcagtgcccagcagtgctcccagcagtgcccagcagtgcccagcagtgcccagcagtgctcccagcagtgcccagcagtgcccagcagtgcccagcagtgcccagcagtgctcccagcagtgcccagcagtgctcccagcagtgcccagcagtgcccagcagtgctcccagcagtgcccagcagtgctcccagcagtgctcccagcagtgcccagcagtgctccctgcagtgctccctgcagtgctccctgcagtgctccctgcagtgcccagcagtccctggcagaggcaggagcccGGGCCAGCTTTCCCGGCGGTGACACTGCTCTCTCTGCCCGGGCTGGGACACCGTGTCCTGCCTGCTGCACACCAGCTGATGCTGACAGGCACCAGCaaaccctccccagctcccaggacACTCGGGGCTGTGAAAACCACCTCACTCTTCAACTCCTCTGCAGGATCCTGCCCtacccagggctgtgctcatccccaccaccaccacagctGCACCACAAGCAGAGGCAGCAATTTCCAGAGGGACATCTACCCACAcctggggcttttttccctgacccagctcagagagaaaaggaatcTCTGGGTGGTGCCACTCTCATCTGGGTTTGTCTGTTATGCAAATGCTGTCCTAGATGCCTGGATTCTGTGTGTTCACAAGGAACAGCAAGGACTGAAGCTCTGAATTCCAAACCCTGCTAGGACAGGCAGTCTCCTGTATGGTGCCCAGAGCCATCCAGTGCCTGGACTCCCAAATGGAGCTTTGGGCTGCCACTACAAAATAACATTCACAAACACAAACTATCATTGGAGGCACTAAAAGGACTGAGGCTTGAGAATTCCAATCTTGGAACAAGTGGAACTGCAGAAAACTGATTAAAGCTGAATTTGTCCTTCACATTCTCTTTCAATTCTTACTGTAGCATTTCCCTCATGaacatcccacagcccctgctcgTTTTCAAAGGGCTTTCACATTCTGCTTGTGCTAAGTCACtgtgtgctggtgctgctggatcAGGGCACCGCTTCTCCCAGGGACATTTCAGTGTCGTGAAGCACCTCCTGCCTGAACAAGGAGCAAGAAATGCAGAGCGTGGGGGGATGGAATCACCCAGCAAAATACTCACTGCTCTGTTAATGTGCTTCTTGATGAGGATGTAGAGCACTGGCAGGGTGACATAGGCCAGGATCTCCCAGACCTTCCCCGTCAGCAGCATCCACAGGAGCCGATCCTCAGCATCCAGGTTGACCCAGCACCAGCCCACAGAAACGTTGGAGGCGTCGTAGCCAATCTTCTTCAGAGCCACAGCGGCCACCGTGATGGCCAGGGGGACACcccagctgggaggggacacagagaaGGGGGTTAAGCCAGGAGCATCCTCAGCTGAGCCCCCCACACCTCAGGAAGGGGGTGCAGACCCAGGGATTCTCCCCCAGACAGGATTCCAGTGCCTATCCCAgaccagcagcactgctgcagcaggggaggggaagTGGCCAGCAGGTTCTGGGCAGTGAATGGGCCAGGGCTGCAAATCCACCTCCTGGGGACCTGGTGGGAGTGTGAGCCAGCCCTGAGGGCAGCTTGCAGGGatgtgctgtgctctgagctggccctcccagcacagccagggcagcagcacccatCCCACCTCCTGCCCTTCTCCGCTCCCTCCTGGACACAGGGAGGTGAAGGGTTTGCCAAGACCAGGGCATTGTAAAATGTGATTTTCCTGCAGGACCCAGCCAGCTGATCCTGAGCTTTCAGAGTACAAGCAGCCAAGTCCCACCTTCTGATTCCAAAGTGAAACTCTGCACACAAAGCAATCCACAACTTCGTCTGCcagtggtttgtttgtttgctttaagtGGAGATGTAGTCGGTATTTTGGGAGCAAAAATATGATTTCTGAAGCACAAAGAGGCAGGGAAAAGTACTGGTAGTAACAGCAAAAAGCGAAGAAAGCAAAGAGGAGCCACATCCACATAAGTTGCACCGGTGACTTTGGCTTCTCACTGGTGGCAGAGGCAAATACAGGGAAGcctttagaagaaaaacaactgTGGTGACACACTTGAATGAAGTCACTCAGCAGCTTGGGCTGCCCACAAGAAACCACGAGGAAGAACAGAGGAATCCCAGCAGCCCAAACAAAAATTCCACCACAAGAGTgcccctgtgtcacctgcccTGGCCACGGCCACCCCGCAGCGAGGGACAGGGGCTCAGGCTGGGCTTCCAGCACAGAAACAAACCCATTACTGTCCTGCTCTCTTCCACTgacagcctgcagcagctgcagggagcacaggaAGGAGCTTGCCCCCAAAAACCAGAGACACCAGACCAGGTAGGCAAAGAGCAGTTGTTGCCTTGACTGGGTTATCTGAAATGCCATAGCCCAACTGCAGAACCAGAGATAATCCCATGAGATTAGATTTCAAAAATACCCCATTTCCTACTCTTAAATAATGTCTGGATTCACCTGctcacaaaacaaacaaatataaat
This genomic stretch from Taeniopygia guttata chromosome 21, bTaeGut7.mat, whole genome shotgun sequence harbors:
- the GPR157 gene encoding G-protein coupled receptor 157; protein product: MSPLPPTRLPPAERGAVLLSCALSCAGSALLLGSQARWPELRTRPRQLLLQLSLADLLSALSYFYGVLRDFQRTSWDCVLQGALSTFANTSSFFWTMAIALYLYLTLVRGSPAGTGLLWGFHAVSWGVPLAITVAAVALKKIGYDASNVSVGWCWVNLDAEDRLLWMLLTGKVWEILAYVTLPVLYILIKKHINRAHAALSEYRPILPGAPALQPRASVADKKLILIPVIFIFLRIWSTVRFVLTLCGSPAVQNPVLVVLHGIGNTFQGGANCILFVLCTRAVRARLRGLLCCGCCGLRAWPGLRAPGSGQQPHGDQDGDRDQPDPGPAKPLLPST